In Dermacentor variabilis isolate Ectoservices chromosome 11, ASM5094787v1, whole genome shotgun sequence, one genomic interval encodes:
- the LOC142564862 gene encoding uncharacterized protein LOC142564862, translated as MDTLPPGLVRGRDYSYGHTVNESIAVLREVEKLKLSIPVAISFGMKGIYYAPKFAKPSSPKPEEFALFKPCHDFASEKFDNPKEVCRKSGWQAPKYLPRHAHSLAEKMTITYLTESAIATLACDAKVFNLKLNYGLAAYDVDYDEHQTCLAFGFAASLGGASRLNRVVNMRQVMDFLRTNFTSAKDSFNCLAVSDPFSALLGR; from the exons AACGAGAGCATCGCCGTCCTTAGGGAAGTTGAGAAGCTGAAACTCTCCATTCCCGTTGCAATATCGTTCGGGATGAAGGGAATTTACTACGCTCCCAAGTTTGCCAAACCGTCGTCACCGAAACCCGAAGAGTTTGCGCTGTTTAAACCGTGCCATGACTTTGCTTCTGAAAAGTTCGACAACCCTAAGGAG GTGTGCCGTAAAAGTGGCTGGCAAGCGCCGAAGTACTTGCCTCGACATGCCCACAGCTTGGCGGAGAAGATGACAATCACCTACCTAACCGAGTCAGCTATAGCTACACTG gcaTGTGATGCTAAGGTGTTCAATCTGAAACTAAACTACGGCCTTGCTGCTTACGACGTAGACTACGATGAACATCAAACATGCCTGGCTTTCGGCTTCGCAGCATCACTTGGAGGCGCTTCTCGCCTGAACCGGGTCGTTAATATGCGCCAAGTGATGGATTTTTTGCGTACGAACTTCACCAGCGCCAAAGACAGCTTCAACTGCTTAGCAGTTTCGGACCCTTTCAGCGCCCTGCTTGGTCGTTAA